From the Bradyrhizobium ontarionense genome, the window CGATCGTGATGGTGTCACTGATGAAGAAGCTGTCCGGCCGCGACGAGGATCGCCTGGTGTTCGCGGCGATCATCGTGATTGCGGCCAATGCCGGCGGCGCCTGGTCGGCGATCGGCGACGTCACCACGACGATGCTGTGGATCGGCGGCCAGATCACGCCGCTTGCGATCATGAAGGCGGTGTTCATCCCCTCGCTGTTGAACCTGCTGGTGCCGCTGGCGGTCGTCAGCTTCACGCTGCGCGGCAAGCAGCTCGCGCCGCCGGCCAGCGCAGGGCTCGCCTCGATAAGCCCGATCCTGCCGTTCGAGCGCAACCTGATGTTCTTCATGGGGCTCGGCATCCTGGTGCTGGTGCCGCTGTTCAAGGCGGTGACGCAGCTGCCGCCCTTCATGGGCATCCTGTTCGGCCTCGGTTTGCTCTGGATGGTCGGCGAGATCATCCATCGCGAGAAGGCCTCGGACGAGAGGCAGCGCCTGACGCTCGTGCATGCGCTGACCCGGATCGACATGCCCTCGATCGTGTTCTTCATCGGCATCCTGCTGGCAGTCGCGGCGCTCGAGCACACCCACATCCTGCAGGCGCTGGCGCATTGGCTCGACCGCGCCGTCGGCCGCCTCGACCTGATCGTGATCGTGCTCGGGCTGGCCAGTGCCGTGATCGACAACGTGCCGCTGGTCGCGGCCTCGATGGGCATGTACAGCCTGAGCCAGTTTCCGCCCGACAGTTTCCTGTGGGAGTTCGTCGCCTACTGCGCCGGCACCGGCGGCTCGATCCTGATCATCGGATCGGCGGCCGGCGTCGCCGCGATGGGGCTCGAGAACATCCACTTCTTCTGGTACGTGCGCCGCATCAGCGGTATCGCTTTGCTCGGCTATCTTGCCGGCGCGGGCGCCTACATCCTGCAATATCACCTGACGCATTGAGCGGGCCAAATTCATGAGGACGTGGCGCATCCTTGCAGTTGTCGCGACCGCGCTGCTGATCGGCGCCGGAGATGGCCGCAGCGAAGACGTAACGAGCAAGAGCGGCTACGCACTCGGCACCGCAAGCTGCGGTGAGGCGCCGCTCGCCTTTCCGCGGCTGCAGATCGACATGAAGGCCGGCTTCTGCGCCGGCCTCGTTGCCAGCCGCGACGACGGCCTGAAGTTCCCGCGCGCCATCGTGCAGATCCCTGGGCGCCAGTCGTTCGTGGTCGCCGACATGGGCGGCTGGGGCCATGACGACGGCCGCCTCCTCATCCTCGATCCCTCGGCACCTGCGGGCCAGCGCATCCGCGAGGCCGTCACGCGACTGTCCTATCCGTTCGGCCTCGCCCGTGGCCCTGACGGCCGGATCTATGCATCGACCGATACGTCGATCTTCCGCTTCGATCCGCTCGCCGCAAATCCGCAGACCACGGTCGAAACCATCATCCGCGACCTGCCCGGACGCCGCCTCACCCTGGCGGACGGCACACGTATCGCCGAGAGCGCGCACCCGTTGAAGGCCATCGCCTTCGACCGCACCGGACGCCTGTTCGTCAATGTCGGCTCGCACAGCGACAACTGCCTGGCATCAGCGCCGAGCCGCTGCGCAGCCAGCGAGGGCGCTTCCCCGCTCGCTTCGATCTGGCTGTTCACGCCATCAGCGGGCGGCGTCTTTCCGACGCTGAAATCCGACGATCCCGATCCGCCCCATGAGGTGTTCGCCCGCGGCCTGCGCAACTCGATGGCGCTGGCGCTGCACCCGCGCTTTCCCGATCCCGGCTACGCCTTCCTGCAGGGCGAGAACGCGCGTGATCTGCAGGACCTCTTTGCGCCCAATGAGGAGATCAACGCCATCGAGCAGGGCCGCCATTATGGCTGGCCCTATTGCTACGATCTGGCGACGCCGAGCCCGGAATTCAGGCGCGTGCTGCAATCGGGGGCGTTCAAGAATTTCTGCAATACGACCGCGCTCTACAAACAGCCCTGGTCGCTGCTGCCGCCGCACGGCGCGCCGCTCGGGATGCTCTACTACACGGCCGACCGCTTCGACGACTTGAAAGGCAAGCTGCTGGTGGGGCTCCACGGTTACCGGCCGACCGGCAGCCGGCTGCTGGCCTATGAGGTCGACGAGCACGGCTTCCCCAAGGTGAGCCCGGCGCCGGTGCGCTATCATGTGAGCTGCGCCGCAGAGCCTACCCGCGCCTTCCAGACCGCGGCGGGCCCGGCTCCGGCGGCCGCGTTCGACGAGATCATCGCCGGCTGGCATCGCGTCAACGGCATCCGCCCGCAGGGCGCGCCGGTCGGCATGACCACAGCCGACGACGGCGCGATCTGGCTGGTCGAAGACAAGAACCAGACCGTGATCCGCATCGACCGCAGCAGCGAGGCTGCACCCGAGCCCCTGCCCTGCGACACCAGGAACGATCAGCTCATCGACCGGCTCGCGACCTTTGTCATGGACGACGCCGCGAATCGCGCGCGGCTCACCAATTTGCGCAAGGGCCTCATCGAAAAGCACTGCAGCGGCTGCCATTCGGATTTCGGCCTGAAGGCCGGACAATCGGAGCCGGACAAGGACAGAGCGGCGTTGCGCTTCATGCTGGCGCAGGACGGCTGGATCTATCCCGGCGATCCCGACGCCGGCCGGCTGCGTCAGCGATTGCGCGGGTTGGGTGCTGAGCGACAAATGCCGCCCGGCGCCAACCTCATCAAGACGGAACCAGGCTATGCCAGGCTGCTTGGTGTCGCCGACGAGCTCGTCGCACGGATGGTTCCGGGAAGCCGCATGCGGGTCAAACCGGGCGGCCCGCCGCATCGCAAGTTCTTCGCCAGCGACGGCCGCGAATGCGGCGAGATTCCGTTCGGCAAGGTCGTCGTGGTGACCGAGAGGTCTGCCGTCAATAAGCCCGGCTTCAGCCGTTTCTTCCGGCCGGCCGACACGTATCTCAACGGCACCTGCACGGACGATAATGGCTATTATATCCAACAGCAGTTCCTGGTGCCGCTCTGACGGACGTCATGGCGCGATGATCCGTAGGGTGGGCAAAGCGATCGCCGCAGGCGGCGCGTGCCCACCGGCCCCGCGCACCGGCGCTCGTGATGGTGGGCACGGCGCGCCGTACACGGCGTTCGCACGGAGGCAGCGTCGCATCGCGCCTTTGCCCACCCTACGCATCTCGCGTTTGGCGGGACTTGCAATGCTCGCTCTTTCGGCCGTCCCTGCCCTCGCGGCACCAAAGCTGTTCGAAAGCGCGCAGATCACCCCGTCGGGCGAATACACCTTCGGCATCGAGGGACCAGCCGTCGACCGCGAGGGCAATCTGTACGTGGTCAATCTCGGCAAACCGGGCACGATCGGACGGCTGGCGCCGGAGGCTGTGGCCTCCGAGAAGTTCGCCGAACTGCCCGAAGGCAGCGTCGGCAACGCGCTTCGCATCGACGCCGGCGGCGTCATGTTTATCGCCGACTACAAGAAGCACAACATCTTCGCCATCGCTCCCGGCACCGTTGAGCCTCGACTCGTCTTCCATGCCGACGACATGAGCCAGCCCAACGACATCACCCTGGCGCGTGACGGCACGATCTATGCGAGCGATCCGAACTGGAAGGCGCGCAGCGGCCGCATCTGGCGCATCGCGAAGGGCTCCGATGGATCCATGCAAGGCGTGAGCATGACGGCACCGCGCGCGATGGGCACCGCCAACGGCATCGATCTCAGCCCCGACGGCCGCACGCTCTATGTCGGCGAATCCAACAGCGGCGAGATCTGGTCCTATGCGATCGAGGGCGATGCGCTCACGCGGCCGAAGCTGATCAAGACGTTCGAGCCGAACATGATCGACGGCCTGCGCACCGACACCAGCGGCCGGCTGTTCGTGGCGCGCATCCTGAAAGGCAGCATAGCCGTGCTGGCTCCAGACGGCCGCGCCCTCCGCGAGATCGCACTCAAGGCCAAGGAGCCGACCAACCTCGCCTTCGGCGGCAGCGACGGCAAGACGGTGTTCGTCACCCAGCGCCAGGGCGGTTTCATCGAATCGTTTCGCACTGACGTCGAAGGCCGCGAACATTGCCTGCAGCGCGGCGCGTGTTGACGCTCGCGCCCGATCGAAGGTGCCACCGTCGTCCTGCGGTCAGAGCCGCCCGCAGGCGCGAGCGCGCGTGATGAGCCACCGAAACCCGCGTTTGTGAAACGGAAGCACGGCTTTCAGATAGACGACGCCAAAGGCATTGTGGGCATCACATACGGTCGAAATCACCATGCGGGCTCGCCCAGTGGGATCGTTGCGCAGAATGGACACACGAAAATCGAGATGCGCGTTGTCGCGCCCGACGATGAGTTCATCAGACGTATGGACGAAGACCGTCCACCCGAGCATGCTATCGCCTTCCGAATAAGCGGGCTGCCGATCGCTCGACAGAATGTCGCGGCTGCGGGACACCTCCAACCCGAACGGCGCTGCAAGCGCATTGCGGAGGATGAGGATCGCCTTCATCCAGCCCGGCCGATGGCCGAAAATGGCGAAGAAGGCGTCGACGACCGACAGATCGGGACGGCTGAGTTCGATCGCGATCGACTCGCGGTAGTCACACCGCAGCAGCAACGCCCGATCGATGAGCGATGCGACCGGAAGCGACGTCTCCTGGATCGTGGTCGAGGATCGTCCAGATATCATCGGTCTCGTGCCTCGGCATCGGCTGGCAGCTCCGATCCAAGCAATCTCCTCGTGCCTGCACAAGTCTCGCGTGTCGCCGATGGCGATTTGACGCGTCTGCCCCGCACAGGCGAGGCATCCGGTACGCCGCGGCCTCTCGACCGATCACCACCGCCAGTGGCTACTGGATCGTCCGCATTCGCGGACGACGACAGCCGCGACATACGCAATCAGCGGCTCTGAGAGATGCGTTCAACAAACTCGCTGTCGTCCCGGGCAAGCCGCGCCGACGCAACAGCGTTGGCGCGGCGCCGACCCGGGATCCATACTCACAAATGCCAATGTTCGGCACACGAGTGGTGACCGGCGTTCGCACCAATTGCGGCCGGTGGTTATGGGTCCCGGCGTTCGCCGGGACGACACTGTGTATGAGGTGGGCAGCTTCCACCCCACCCCCGCCTGTCAGTCCTCGGCCAGGTGAGGACCATGGTCGCGACATCGCCTTCGTTGATCGCTCACCGCCCGTACACGACCGGTGCGCGGCGCACGAACACGGGCGGCGGCAGGTCGCGCTGCCAGACGCGGCCGTCATCGAACTGGATGCGCATGCCGTCAGGCGAATAGACCACGCTCTCGTCACGCGCATCGATCCAGAGTCGGCTATC encodes:
- a CDS encoding PQQ-dependent sugar dehydrogenase → MRTWRILAVVATALLIGAGDGRSEDVTSKSGYALGTASCGEAPLAFPRLQIDMKAGFCAGLVASRDDGLKFPRAIVQIPGRQSFVVADMGGWGHDDGRLLILDPSAPAGQRIREAVTRLSYPFGLARGPDGRIYASTDTSIFRFDPLAANPQTTVETIIRDLPGRRLTLADGTRIAESAHPLKAIAFDRTGRLFVNVGSHSDNCLASAPSRCAASEGASPLASIWLFTPSAGGVFPTLKSDDPDPPHEVFARGLRNSMALALHPRFPDPGYAFLQGENARDLQDLFAPNEEINAIEQGRHYGWPYCYDLATPSPEFRRVLQSGAFKNFCNTTALYKQPWSLLPPHGAPLGMLYYTADRFDDLKGKLLVGLHGYRPTGSRLLAYEVDEHGFPKVSPAPVRYHVSCAAEPTRAFQTAAGPAPAAAFDEIIAGWHRVNGIRPQGAPVGMTTADDGAIWLVEDKNQTVIRIDRSSEAAPEPLPCDTRNDQLIDRLATFVMDDAANRARLTNLRKGLIEKHCSGCHSDFGLKAGQSEPDKDRAALRFMLAQDGWIYPGDPDAGRLRQRLRGLGAERQMPPGANLIKTEPGYARLLGVADELVARMVPGSRMRVKPGGPPHRKFFASDGRECGEIPFGKVVVVTERSAVNKPGFSRFFRPADTYLNGTCTDDNGYYIQQQFLVPL
- a CDS encoding DUF2867 domain-containing protein, with product MLLRCDYRESIAIELSRPDLSVVDAFFAIFGHRPGWMKAILILRNALAAPFGLEVSRSRDILSSDRQPAYSEGDSMLGWTVFVHTSDELIVGRDNAHLDFRVSILRNDPTGRARMVISTVCDAHNAFGVVYLKAVLPFHKRGFRWLITRARACGRL
- the nhaD gene encoding sodium:proton antiporter NhaD, giving the protein MTAAIVAVFALAYAVVALEQPLRINKAATALVGAGLMWTVYALTGDAAASVPAELNESVASTAQIIFFLIGAMTIVEVIDAHHGFEVVTSLIRTTSQVRLVWLVGVVTFFLSAMLDNLTTAIVMVSLMKKLSGRDEDRLVFAAIIVIAANAGGAWSAIGDVTTTMLWIGGQITPLAIMKAVFIPSLLNLLVPLAVVSFTLRGKQLAPPASAGLASISPILPFERNLMFFMGLGILVLVPLFKAVTQLPPFMGILFGLGLLWMVGEIIHREKASDERQRLTLVHALTRIDMPSIVFFIGILLAVAALEHTHILQALAHWLDRAVGRLDLIVIVLGLASAVIDNVPLVAASMGMYSLSQFPPDSFLWEFVAYCAGTGGSILIIGSAAGVAAMGLENIHFFWYVRRISGIALLGYLAGAGAYILQYHLTH
- a CDS encoding SMP-30/gluconolactonase/LRE family protein, which gives rise to MLALSAVPALAAPKLFESAQITPSGEYTFGIEGPAVDREGNLYVVNLGKPGTIGRLAPEAVASEKFAELPEGSVGNALRIDAGGVMFIADYKKHNIFAIAPGTVEPRLVFHADDMSQPNDITLARDGTIYASDPNWKARSGRIWRIAKGSDGSMQGVSMTAPRAMGTANGIDLSPDGRTLYVGESNSGEIWSYAIEGDALTRPKLIKTFEPNMIDGLRTDTSGRLFVARILKGSIAVLAPDGRALREIALKAKEPTNLAFGGSDGKTVFVTQRQGGFIESFRTDVEGREHCLQRGAC